Genomic DNA from Danio rerio strain Tuebingen ecotype United States chromosome 22, GRCz12tu, whole genome shotgun sequence:
TCTTGGCGAAATTACATGCGTAGGTTGTGTTTCCACTGACCGCTAGGCAAGAAAAAAGAGAAACAGTGATACAAACAAAATATAGAACTGTATATTCAGAAATAGAAATATCCAAACATTgtgatcaaaactgaaaattggtTAGCGACCTAAAGTTTAATTAGTCACATTTTGGCATTTTGGGCATTTGGTATAGGAGGTATTTGAAACAGatacccgagccacctcagctggattctctcaatgtggaggagcatcGGCTTTACTccagaggcgttcccaggccagccaaaaGACAGCGtttcctgggtcttccccaagacGTCCTCcctgtgggacatgcctggaacacctccctaggtaggcgtccaggaggcatttgAAACAGatacccgagccacctcagcttgCTTCTCTGTGGAGGAGCATCGGCTCTACTCCGATCGGCTCTACTACTATTTGATGTTCCCTTTACATGAGTTAAAAGTGCAGATTTAAAGCAGATTTTATGAACTGCATATATTCAGAAGAAAATTATAAAGCAGTTATAAGCATGAAACGCATAGTTCactaaaaaaatgagtaaatggtgacatttttaatttctgaGTGAACATTCCCTTTAATCTGACATTTAGTGTAACAGTTTTCACTGACTTAAACCCAGGTCAGATCACACAATTTTTATTGTTGGTTACGAAAATCACTGTTACACCATGCAATATTGTCTCAGTAAAATCTTGATTTGTCatgggtaacaaatgtgccagactataCGTTCTTTCACGATCAGTCATACTATGATGTCTGCGATGAGTGTTATATCCaaaaagcagtcacaagtgttgctataacaatatttctcgtctcaatttcattcatttcaattttcttatttcaatctcagtaaacactgatgcttgctgacaactaggctacattatttaagggcattccttATGACATGGATAGGATCAAACTtatgatttctttttattttaagatgttttaaatctaaatgtatattttgctGCCAATTTTGCTTACTCTTGCCTGAACATGCCACGAGTAAGACGGAGAAATTGAAAACACCTCAGCAGCTGTTAAGCATTAATTATATCCTTAATTTCTACAAAGCGGAATAAATCATCACCGCACAACTGAGTAGTGGAggggcacaaacaaaaatataactaatatatttttcttggaaaaaaatttttttgaaatgaattttgtttgctataatatttatcttaattttaatgtatcttttgttGGTCAGATACTTATAATCAAGAACAATAAATAACCTTTGAAGTGAAGTGCATCAAAACAAGTCCGCTATATGCTTCAGAACCAAAAGTTGCCaggagattgtgttggtttgtttataaaaataattatctagcctaaataaaactgAAGTGAAATAGTCACAGAGAAGACTATATTAAGCTCTTTTCACTGTTAATGACAGTGAATAACAGGacaggcttttacaatgtattcgCAGCACTGTACAGGTTCCCAGATTACCTTAGAAGAACAAACTCTGTTGGAAGGATGTgagaactcagaaactcgttGTGAGAATGAAGTCAGTCTGTCAGAAGAAAAACAcctttatattttagaaaaagtagttaaagtttgcataagatcaatcattggttatCCACCCATGACCCACTATAACTGCATTAATGGCAGCAACTGCTGAGACAACTGAAAAATGATGTGCTCCTATTGCAGTGTCACCCACGTGACAGAACTCGTAGAGAAGAATGAGAAAAATCAAATATGCTAGACTTCTAACGACACCATCGCAGGCATGGTATCGGTTGTTGTGAACTATGCCAATTTGATTCTTGTGTCACAATGCCTATTTGTTGTTTACAAATCCTATGTCAAGGAAATCAAGCCAAAATCGTGACAAATttgtgtgatctgaccggggctttagCAAGAAGATGAGCCGATCTAAAGTGTCTGAAACCAATGTTCTCAAGTTTTGATCTCCAATGTATATATATTGTTTCTAACAACGTCCTTACCCATTTTGGCAGCATAGTATGGACATTTACTAATATCTCCACCCATGTCTCCATGTGCATGGGGACCAATGTCCTGCACTTCCTCTTCTATGTCTTTCCCGATCTCCTGCAACTCTGTGAATACCTGACAGAAGATAAAAGGATGTAAAAGTACAATAATCATCTGATTATCTCAACCAGTGAATGGAAATTATATCCTCTTACGTCCAAGTTCAATTTAAAAGCCAGGTTGGCTTCATCTAGCAGCTTGGCTTTGGTCTCCGCATCCACTTCCAGCTCGTTCATCCGGCTGCGGTACAGCCTCTTGAAGGCTGTGGGGTTGTGGATGCCCTCAAAATGGTAGAAGTTCAAGCCCTCACCGGTAGGGGGCAGTTTTAGGGCCCGCTGAGCCACTTTCTTTAAAATCTGCCCTCCTGATAGGTCACCCATGTAACGGGTCCATGCGTGTGCCACCAAAAGAACCGGGTCATCGCGACCCACCTCATGTATGCGGTCTACATAGGGCTGTGTGGCAGCAGAGCAGGAGATCTGGCTCTCCCAGTCTTCACCATAGAAATACGCCAGGTCTTTGGCCAAGGCCTCTTGCCGGTGAAGCTCAGAGGGGAAATATAGAGGGGCAAACACTGCGTGGTCCTTAACCTTCTCAATCTCCTCCTCAATGGCAGAATAAACATAGTACAGGGCAGTGGTGCCAAGCTGGGGTTGACAAAATGACAAAATAGCAAAAGTATAAAGGTCAGAAAATAGTGgagttttgaacaaaaaaaaagtaattcatcAAAAGTACCAACAGACTCACCTTAAAAAGTTCCCGTTTAATTCGGCCCCTTAGGAAGTCTTTGACAAATGGTGAATTCTCAGCTTTGTCATGAGATTCTTTGGTTCCTGCTGCCAAAACTTCTGACAGGTCATTAGGACTAAAAACAGAAGATTTATAAAGATATTACCTCCACTACTGGTATCAAAGTAGGAGCAAACAATAGCTGAAGTATGAGTCTTAAGAACACAATATGTAAACCACACagcagtgttatatattttgctgaattATGTATTTGCATTATCCCAAATGCTTTGAAGAACGTTCAAATCCTAACAAATAAGCAATTTTCAATAGTGGCATGGACCATGTCCTGTGTGGTAATGCTAATGATGTTGTACATCCATCTTTTATTCTCTCAAAACCATGCACTTGGCAgccattttattttttgcagtcttCAGTAGTTTGCTGTTGCGGTTTTTGTTCCGTCTcctatgttgtttttttctgtgacaTCTAGTTTACTAAGTAGTGCAAACATGACTCAAAGCAAACTGCACAAATTATGCACATGCTTTGAATTGTTGCTATTTATATTGGTCAAACATTACTATTCTGATGACACAATTTGCattgagcactgtatgtatatcctagcatgtgcataaaaaaactaattacacctaggcccaatcctaattttatttttgtacccctttccCTTCTCATTGAAACAGAGtttgaaggggaagggctttaaaatttacccctaagaaatggcacaccactacaacacctgcacatttcatcgcaatctcttgcttcatatgagatcagatgattgCGACTGCTGTTCCagttgcgttttttttttctggaaatcactgaaggcatatattaagttatcataacgatctaatgtggcaataagatcgtaactgtactgtgcatttacacagtggccttattcatctatgtaaacacaataaaaacaacattaacatccaCTAGAcgtttctgacagggtattccagagCTATCAAGTGTCAGAATGATTTGAGACtcctatacaggagttattattagggattagagattagtttttatttaattttttttttttaaagcatgacggtaaaacacaaacgcggttatgaatatatcaaaacatgtgcttgtttattgtaaaaattcttaataatgacaaaaaaaaaataataatttgtggatctcctgacttccgggtgcagctatcccgctgttgtggctggtgtattctgggaaattttcttaccccttggtttcgagtgtggtcctgaaaaatctctgttcaaAGGGGTGTTTAGCCCTTcaccttagccctacgccttcaagctaaagagaattggggcaCCCCTACCCCTTTATGGGAATGCACAAAACGAGAGGTAGGGGTAAGGGggagggctaaggggtagaattggggtTGGGCCTTAAGTTTCATGTGGCATTCCCAATGATCCAACTGTTGGTCATATATGTGAACAATGATTAATGCATTAGACGCAGCCGAAAGCAACTTTTAATTAGgggcttaataataataataataataataataataataatagtagtagtagtatatttgGTAGGTCATGTGGTTTCAACATGGTTTCCCTCTCAATGGTTTGGCATAagtgcgttcacaccgaaagcggtgagAGTATCAAAGTAGACTGAAGTCAATAATTTTCAATGGAACATGGCAGCAATAAGCAGTGAGGAGCGGCGCGTCTTCACTGATGTGGGCGTCGAGAAGAGTTGAAattaagtcaactttatggtaatgagcaaCTGTTCGATGTGGTTCGGTGCGGCCTTCTTGTTCTTTTGCGGCCAGAGCGAACTTTTATGCTCTCACCGCCTTCGATGTGAATGCACAGTGATGCATTCGCAATCAGATATTCATATTTTCTTTGAATAGTAGCTAATAGCACTGTAGATATTTATTTGCAGGTTTGCTGTGTTTGGAGAGACTTGCATATCTGATAATGTGGGATCCTTagtgtgttgttttgtttgcatAATTTTACTTGTGTAACATGTAGAATTGATGTACGACATTTTGTCATTAACTTTCAGTATGTTAAGAAACGCACTGGTAAAGGTAAAGTCGGTTTTATATGcgcacatttgttcagtgacaacttgtaacCTGCTCCCTATATTgcttaccatggtactttgaatatgcAATTTGAAATCACTTGCAATTATGACttcaaacaacattagcactatatatttgacagtgaacaatgttgtactttgatagtcattggctaatatgatttccctgtgTATAAAtcgcaaagaatacttttcttacattataattattaaggagaaagtctgaatgtgtaaa
This window encodes:
- the hmox2a gene encoding heme oxygenase 2a isoform X1; the protein is MAADSAVSNGGENILTDSDDDILNPNDLSEVLAAGTKESHDKAENSPFVKDFLRGRIKRELFKLGTTALYYVYSAIEEEIEKVKDHAVFAPLYFPSELHRQEALAKDLAYFYGEDWESQISCSAATQPYVDRIHEVGRDDPVLLVAHAWTRYMGDLSGGQILKKVAQRALKLPPTGEGLNFYHFEGIHNPTAFKRLYRSRMNELEVDAETKAKLLDEANLAFKLNLDVFTELQEIGKDIEEEVQDIGPHAHGDMGGDISKCPYYAAKMAVSGNTTYACNFAKTVLRQSTVQVILATLVAAVAGLAAWYLM
- the hmox2a gene encoding heme oxygenase 2a isoform X2, which codes for MGDLSGGQILKKVAQRALKLPPTGEGLNFYHFEGIHNPTAFKRLYRSRMNELEVDAETKAKLLDEANLAFKLNLDVFTELQEIGKDIEEEVQDIGPHAHGDMGGDISKCPYYAAKMAVSGNTTYACNFAKTVLRQSTVQVILATLVAAVAGLAAWYLM